A window of the Gemmatirosa kalamazoonensis genome harbors these coding sequences:
- a CDS encoding DNA polymerase domain-containing protein — MPAKRRTQSSSRPRPPRRGAGADPFADVVAQLEAIERGDGEGELRLPGDVTLRVTSLAKPYFPGDGITKGDLMRFYVRVAPVLLDAIADRPLVLRRYPGGIDGPSFHQHDPGDNTPDGVRVEEVVVQRGEPAERRLVGGPVDEPGVALATLLYTVQLGTIPVNVWHSRVGSIASPDYAVLDLDPDPKAGFAGVIAVARLVHDALARRHLASAAKTSGSRGIHMLIPLPGGSSFDDAASLAEEIASEVATEHPEMATVERSLDERRRGTVYVDHLQNAAGKTLAAVFSVRARPHATVSTPITWRQVTTTLQPERYTIRTVTRQRDSLMTRWRSLMG, encoded by the coding sequence ATGCCCGCCAAACGGCGCACCCAGAGCTCGAGTCGGCCCCGGCCTCCGCGACGCGGAGCCGGGGCCGATCCCTTCGCGGACGTCGTCGCCCAGCTCGAGGCGATCGAGCGCGGCGACGGCGAGGGGGAGCTGCGTCTCCCGGGCGACGTGACGCTCCGCGTCACGAGCCTCGCCAAGCCGTACTTCCCCGGTGATGGGATCACGAAGGGCGACCTCATGCGGTTCTACGTGCGCGTCGCCCCCGTGCTCCTCGACGCCATCGCCGACCGCCCGCTCGTCCTTCGCCGCTACCCCGGTGGGATCGACGGCCCGTCGTTCCACCAGCACGACCCCGGCGACAACACCCCCGACGGCGTCCGCGTCGAGGAGGTCGTCGTGCAGCGCGGCGAGCCGGCCGAACGGCGCCTCGTCGGCGGCCCCGTCGACGAGCCGGGCGTCGCCCTCGCCACGCTGCTGTACACGGTGCAGCTGGGCACGATCCCGGTGAACGTCTGGCACTCGCGCGTCGGCTCCATCGCCAGCCCCGACTACGCGGTGCTCGACCTCGACCCCGACCCGAAGGCGGGCTTCGCGGGAGTCATCGCGGTGGCGCGCCTCGTCCACGACGCGCTCGCGCGGAGGCACCTCGCGAGCGCCGCGAAGACGTCGGGATCGCGCGGCATTCACATGCTGATCCCGCTCCCTGGCGGCTCGTCGTTCGACGACGCGGCATCGCTGGCCGAGGAGATCGCGAGCGAGGTGGCCACCGAGCATCCGGAGATGGCCACCGTGGAGCGCTCGCTCGACGAGCGGCGGCGCGGCACGGTGTACGTCGACCATCTGCAGAACGCGGCCGGGAAGACGCTCGCCGCAGTGTTCTCGGTGCGGGCGAGGCCGCACGCGACGGTCTCCACACCGATCACGTGGCGGCAGGTCACGACCACGCTGCAGCCCGAGCGTTACACGATCCGCACCGTCACGCGCCAGCGGGACTCGCTCATGACGCGCTGGCGCTCGCTCATGGGTTAG
- a CDS encoding S8 family peptidase, giving the protein MNRSIRQLLSCGASAALVVVLANCSDAPTATSSRSPQDPALARAAASQQDDDIVAGEILVGLNDDADAPALAKAHGLGVGHLGYAGKFRVMTVANGNERAAAARLAADPRVAYAEPNYIRHVDAIDSRLWAFFNPGGLNMSFYNDPNGRTGSIGASYASKADADEDNVEGYAAGGADVTIGSIDTGVDFNHPEFTGRLIAGCDWYSQAAAGNGSATCSDFTPYDTPDEGHGTHTTGTMAGNTVGVAGVSGAAPHVKVLVQRVCGTAGCYTSSIVNALYAAADYLDASGNHLVAVNMSLGGNSESTSEKNAIKYATDRGVLVIASAGNSGSGKVACPACDANAISVASTTWQDALAAYSQYGSGLDISAPGGYCYSNTTEDGCIFSSVVSGYTGGRTYSGPLAGGTYAYMMGTSMAAPQVTGTAAIVASKAGLRGSALRSRLLSTTDDLGTAGYDTKFGYGRVNSYRAVTNTSLPAGQ; this is encoded by the coding sequence GTGAACCGTTCGATTCGGCAGCTCCTCTCCTGCGGCGCCAGCGCCGCCCTCGTCGTCGTGCTCGCGAACTGCTCCGACGCACCCACCGCGACGTCATCGCGGAGTCCGCAGGACCCGGCGCTCGCGCGCGCCGCCGCCAGCCAGCAGGACGACGACATCGTGGCGGGCGAGATCCTCGTGGGACTGAACGACGACGCCGACGCGCCGGCACTCGCGAAGGCGCACGGCCTGGGCGTCGGGCACCTCGGGTACGCCGGGAAGTTCCGCGTCATGACCGTGGCGAACGGCAACGAGCGCGCGGCGGCGGCGCGGCTCGCGGCCGATCCGCGCGTCGCGTACGCGGAGCCGAACTACATCCGCCACGTCGACGCGATCGATTCGCGGCTGTGGGCGTTCTTCAACCCGGGCGGGTTGAACATGTCGTTCTACAACGACCCGAACGGCCGCACGGGCTCCATCGGCGCGAGCTACGCATCGAAGGCGGACGCGGACGAGGACAACGTCGAAGGGTACGCGGCGGGCGGCGCCGACGTCACGATCGGGAGCATCGACACGGGCGTGGACTTCAACCACCCCGAGTTCACGGGGCGCCTGATCGCGGGATGCGACTGGTACTCGCAGGCGGCGGCCGGGAACGGCAGCGCGACGTGCAGCGACTTTACGCCGTACGACACGCCGGACGAGGGGCACGGCACGCACACCACCGGCACGATGGCCGGGAACACGGTCGGCGTGGCGGGCGTCTCCGGCGCGGCGCCACACGTGAAGGTGCTCGTGCAGCGCGTGTGCGGCACCGCGGGGTGCTACACGTCGTCGATCGTGAACGCGCTGTACGCGGCGGCCGACTACCTCGACGCGAGCGGCAACCACCTCGTCGCCGTGAACATGAGCCTCGGCGGCAACAGCGAGAGCACGTCGGAGAAGAACGCGATCAAGTACGCGACGGACCGCGGCGTGCTCGTGATCGCGTCGGCGGGCAACTCGGGCTCGGGCAAGGTGGCGTGCCCGGCGTGCGACGCGAACGCGATCTCGGTCGCGTCGACGACGTGGCAGGACGCGCTCGCCGCGTACTCGCAGTACGGGTCGGGGCTCGACATCAGCGCGCCGGGCGGGTACTGCTACTCGAACACGACGGAAGACGGGTGCATCTTCAGCTCCGTCGTGAGCGGCTACACGGGCGGGCGCACGTACAGCGGTCCGCTCGCGGGCGGCACGTACGCGTACATGATGGGCACGTCGATGGCGGCGCCGCAGGTGACCGGCACGGCGGCGATCGTCGCGTCGAAGGCGGGGCTGCGCGGCAGCGCGCTGCGCTCGCGTCTCCTGTCGACGACCGACGATCTCGGCACGGCGGGCTACGACACGAAGTTCGGCTACGGCCGCGTGAACTCGTACCGCGCCGTCACCAACACGTCGCTCCCCGCCGGCCAGTAG
- a CDS encoding MBL fold metallo-hydrolase has translation MTAPHHTSKGFRNPWPGGEPAGFAGVVKWMLGERTPRAEREGRDGRACAPPMVAPSFPVPRAPRDVLTATWVGHSTFLLQLGGWNVLTDPMWSERASPVAWAGPRRYAPPGVAFDALPPIDLVLLSHDHYDHLDDATVRRIAARWPAARWAVPLRLARWLRARGVRADVVTELDWWETATVGPLSVACVPAQHFSGRGPADRDRSLWCGWAVRAIDAAHAVLFAGDTGLHPAFGEIARRHGPFALALLPIGAYAPRWFMRPVHCDPDDALAAYDALCAGARHAPVFGASHWGAFALADEPCDEPPRRTRDAWARSGRDASRLWIPSLGETRRID, from the coding sequence GTGACCGCACCGCATCACACGAGCAAGGGCTTTCGCAATCCGTGGCCCGGCGGCGAGCCGGCGGGGTTCGCGGGGGTGGTGAAATGGATGCTCGGCGAGCGCACGCCGCGCGCCGAGCGCGAGGGGCGCGACGGGCGCGCGTGCGCGCCACCGATGGTCGCGCCGTCGTTCCCCGTGCCGCGCGCGCCGCGCGACGTGCTCACGGCGACGTGGGTGGGACACAGCACGTTCCTGCTGCAGCTCGGCGGGTGGAACGTGCTCACGGATCCGATGTGGAGCGAGCGCGCGTCGCCGGTGGCGTGGGCGGGGCCGCGCCGCTACGCACCGCCCGGCGTCGCGTTCGACGCGCTGCCACCGATCGATCTCGTGCTGCTGTCGCACGACCACTACGACCACCTCGACGACGCGACGGTGCGGCGGATCGCGGCGCGGTGGCCGGCGGCCCGTTGGGCGGTGCCGCTGCGGCTCGCGCGGTGGCTCCGCGCGCGCGGCGTGCGCGCCGACGTCGTGACGGAGCTCGATTGGTGGGAGACGGCGACGGTGGGGCCGCTGTCGGTCGCGTGCGTGCCGGCGCAGCACTTCTCGGGGCGCGGCCCGGCGGATCGCGACCGCTCGCTGTGGTGCGGCTGGGCGGTGCGCGCGATCGACGCGGCGCACGCGGTGCTGTTCGCGGGGGACACGGGGCTGCACCCGGCATTCGGCGAGATCGCGCGGCGACACGGGCCGTTCGCGCTCGCGCTGCTGCCGATCGGCGCGTACGCGCCGCGGTGGTTCATGCGCCCCGTGCACTGCGATCCCGACGACGCGCTCGCGGCGTACGACGCGCTGTGCGCGGGCGCGCGGCACGCGCCGGTGTTCGGCGCGTCGCACTGGGGCGCGTTCGCGCTCGCCGACGAGCCGTGCGACGAGCCGCCGCGCCGGACGCGCGACGCGTGGGCGCGCTCGGGTCGCGACGCATCGCGGCTGTGGATCCCGTCGCTCGGGGAGACGCGGCGGATCGACTGA
- a CDS encoding oxidative damage protection protein, translating to MPDVTCSRCGQTRAGFEKPPIGVTGATGERIVRDICQDCWGQWLRQQTMLINHYGLNLMDPQARTFLARQRDAFLFKTDLTDQVDTSKQGTINW from the coding sequence ATGCCAGACGTTACCTGCTCCCGCTGCGGCCAGACCCGGGCCGGGTTCGAGAAGCCGCCGATCGGCGTCACGGGTGCCACGGGCGAGCGCATCGTCCGCGACATCTGCCAGGACTGCTGGGGCCAGTGGCTCCGCCAGCAGACCATGCTGATCAACCACTACGGCCTCAACCTGATGGACCCGCAGGCCCGGACCTTCCTCGCCCGGCAGCGCGACGCGTTCCTGTTCAAGACGGATCTGACCGATCAGGTGGACACGTCGAAGCAGGGCACGATCAACTGGTGA
- a CDS encoding NUDIX hydrolase — MLLTVLDGQLAVALRRAPAAKGGERLRERWVLPWGIGRFEETFSQGAERIAAETLGEAPDWLLQIGAFGDGRRHPGASEISVAFVGLVPVGTSLPSEDDAEFFAIADLPALAPRQRAMVDAAVELVQSRVSQAPVAFRLLPPTFTLSELQEMYELLLDRPLHKASFRRSLQAARIVEATDEWRSEGRGRPAQLFRYAPRRRKNPPRGVRFE; from the coding sequence GTGCTGCTGACCGTCCTCGACGGCCAGCTCGCCGTCGCGCTGCGCCGCGCTCCCGCGGCGAAGGGCGGGGAACGGTTACGGGAGCGGTGGGTGCTGCCGTGGGGCATCGGCCGCTTCGAGGAGACGTTCTCCCAGGGCGCCGAGCGCATCGCCGCCGAGACGCTCGGTGAGGCGCCCGACTGGCTGCTCCAGATCGGCGCGTTCGGCGACGGCCGCCGGCACCCCGGCGCCTCCGAGATCTCGGTGGCGTTCGTCGGGCTCGTGCCGGTCGGCACCTCGCTGCCGTCGGAGGACGACGCGGAGTTCTTCGCCATCGCCGACCTGCCCGCGCTCGCCCCGCGCCAGCGCGCCATGGTCGACGCCGCGGTGGAGCTGGTGCAGTCGCGCGTGAGCCAGGCGCCGGTCGCCTTCCGCCTGCTGCCGCCGACGTTCACGCTGAGCGAGCTCCAGGAGATGTACGAGCTCCTGCTCGACCGCCCGCTCCACAAGGCGAGCTTCCGCCGCTCGCTCCAGGCAGCGCGCATCGTCGAGGCCACCGACGAATGGCGGAGCGAGGGGCGCGGCCGTCCGGCGCAGCTGTTCCGCTACGCGCCCCGCCGCCGCAAGAACCCGCCGCGCGGCGTCCGGTTCGAGTAA
- a CDS encoding M1 family metallopeptidase: MPSELFHRRRAALAALLAVGCARPAAQVMTPVRIDMSGNVVGAARAADAGDPFQIFAPLGRVDWPGPNPYRAASGAPGPAYWQQRADYTIAATLDTANGGTVSGQVTIRYTNNSPDTLRFVWLQLDQNLYRPGSKGSAMNPAESRWGVRGFKGGYDLSDVRVDGRPPVGAPKIDDTMMRLDLDAPIAPKGGRATITLRFRFAVPEHGSDRMGRDGTLFEIAQWYPRMAVYDDVRGWNTDPYLGQGEFYLEYGDIDYSITAPAGYVVAGSGVLQNAPEVLTADQRERLAHARTLSAAPGRPETVAAVVTREEAAAARTRPVSGTKTWRFRAEDVRDVAWAGAPDFRWDATSWNGILCQAFYQMEKAHRSWESGAEQTCWSMRTYSTLFYPYPYPQATSVAGPVGGMEYPMFVMVHYGSDDPSSIFSTVDHEQGHEWYPMLVGSNERRYAWMDEGFNTYINAFSNERRYPGMSAYAGYVGDWRQAVEQRTQAPLMTRPDWIDARALGAIAYRKPGVALLTLRNHVVGADTFDRAFREYTRRWAFKHPTPGDFFRTIENVSGTDLSWYWRSFWYTSDVLDIAVDSAATHTTPAGTIATLYLRRTTSIPFPVAARLKLADGSARDVRFPVDLWARPSTGDRIEASVEVPARVVGVRLWPDGTVPDFDATNDTWGDAPPAGASGAVTVVP, translated from the coding sequence GTGCCTTCTGAGCTCTTCCACCGGCGCCGTGCCGCGCTCGCCGCGCTCCTCGCCGTCGGGTGTGCGCGTCCCGCCGCGCAGGTGATGACGCCCGTGCGCATCGACATGAGCGGCAACGTGGTTGGCGCGGCGCGCGCGGCGGACGCCGGCGACCCGTTCCAGATCTTCGCCCCGCTGGGCCGCGTCGACTGGCCCGGTCCGAACCCGTACCGCGCCGCCTCGGGCGCACCCGGCCCCGCGTACTGGCAGCAGCGCGCCGACTACACGATCGCCGCCACGCTCGACACGGCGAACGGCGGCACGGTGAGCGGGCAGGTGACGATCCGCTACACGAACAACTCCCCCGACACGCTGCGCTTCGTCTGGCTGCAGCTCGATCAGAACCTCTACCGCCCCGGCAGCAAGGGCTCAGCGATGAATCCCGCCGAGTCGCGCTGGGGCGTGCGCGGGTTCAAGGGCGGCTACGATCTGAGCGACGTGCGCGTGGACGGCCGCCCGCCGGTGGGCGCGCCGAAGATCGACGACACGATGATGCGCCTCGATCTCGACGCGCCGATCGCACCGAAGGGCGGGCGCGCGACGATCACGCTCCGCTTCCGGTTCGCCGTCCCGGAGCACGGCTCCGACCGCATGGGCCGCGACGGCACGCTGTTCGAGATCGCGCAGTGGTACCCGCGCATGGCCGTGTACGACGATGTGCGCGGGTGGAACACCGACCCGTATCTCGGCCAGGGCGAGTTCTACCTCGAGTACGGCGACATCGACTACAGCATCACCGCGCCGGCGGGCTACGTCGTCGCCGGCAGCGGCGTGCTGCAGAACGCGCCGGAGGTGCTCACCGCGGACCAGCGCGAGCGGCTCGCGCACGCGCGCACGCTGAGCGCCGCGCCGGGGCGTCCGGAGACCGTCGCCGCGGTCGTCACGCGCGAGGAGGCGGCGGCCGCGCGCACGCGTCCCGTGTCGGGCACGAAGACGTGGCGCTTCCGCGCCGAGGACGTGCGCGACGTCGCGTGGGCCGGGGCTCCCGACTTCCGGTGGGACGCGACGAGCTGGAACGGCATCCTGTGCCAGGCGTTCTACCAGATGGAGAAGGCGCACCGCTCGTGGGAGAGCGGCGCCGAGCAGACCTGCTGGTCGATGCGCACCTACTCCACGCTGTTCTACCCGTATCCGTACCCGCAGGCGACGAGCGTCGCCGGCCCGGTGGGCGGCATGGAGTACCCGATGTTCGTGATGGTGCACTACGGCAGCGACGATCCGTCGTCGATCTTCAGCACCGTCGATCACGAGCAGGGGCACGAGTGGTACCCGATGCTCGTCGGCTCGAACGAGCGGCGCTACGCGTGGATGGACGAGGGGTTCAACACCTACATCAACGCGTTCTCGAACGAGCGCCGCTATCCTGGCATGAGCGCGTACGCGGGGTACGTCGGCGACTGGCGGCAGGCAGTGGAGCAGCGCACGCAGGCGCCGCTCATGACGCGCCCCGACTGGATCGACGCGCGCGCGTTAGGCGCGATCGCGTATCGCAAGCCGGGCGTCGCGCTGCTCACCTTGCGCAACCACGTCGTCGGCGCCGACACGTTCGACCGCGCGTTCCGCGAGTACACCCGGCGTTGGGCGTTCAAGCATCCGACGCCGGGAGACTTCTTCCGCACGATCGAGAACGTGAGCGGGACGGATCTGTCGTGGTACTGGCGGAGCTTCTGGTACACGAGCGACGTGCTGGACATCGCCGTCGACAGCGCGGCGACGCACACGACCCCCGCCGGCACCATCGCGACGCTGTACCTGCGACGCACGACGAGCATCCCGTTCCCCGTCGCGGCTCGGCTCAAGCTCGCCGACGGCAGCGCGCGCGACGTGCGCTTTCCGGTCGACCTGTGGGCGCGGCCGAGCACCGGCGACCGGATCGAGGCGAGCGTCGAGGTGCCGGCGCGGGTGGTGGGCGTCCGGCTGTGGCCCGACGGCACCGTCCCCGACTTCGACGCGACGAACGACACGTGGGGGGACGCCCCGCCGGCCGGGGCGTCGGGGGCGGTCACGGTGGTGCCGTGA
- a CDS encoding cold shock domain-containing protein gives MDRMTGTVKWFNDAKGFGFIGREGGPDVFVHFTAIESTGFKSLAEGDQVEFEIVQGQKGPQAANVRKV, from the coding sequence ATGGATCGTATGACCGGCACCGTGAAGTGGTTCAACGACGCCAAGGGCTTCGGGTTCATCGGCCGTGAGGGGGGACCGGACGTCTTCGTACACTTCACCGCGATCGAGTCCACCGGTTTCAAGAGCCTGGCCGAGGGCGACCAGGTCGAGTTCGAGATCGTGCAAGGACAGAAGGGCCCACAGGCGGCGAACGTCCGGAAGGTCTGA
- a CDS encoding acyl-CoA desaturase, with amino-acid sequence MPEFGSWATHWWKPVLFIVVAGHLTNVCVTLFLHRAQTHRGVKFHWLAEVPMRVWLWLTTAIKTKEWVACHRKHHAFADREGDPHSPLLEGLRNIMLKGALYYRQAVRQPGVLEKYGKGTPNDWLERHLLDKRSAFGILVMLGIDIWLFGFFVGPLVWGIQMIWIPFWAAGVINGVGHALGYRNYEVKDESRNISPIAIWLGGEELHNNHHADPHSAKFAHRGFELDIGWIYIRALSLLGLAKIKYAHGVSGYDRDRGEDPTAKAAA; translated from the coding sequence ATGCCGGAGTTCGGTAGTTGGGCGACGCACTGGTGGAAGCCCGTGCTCTTCATCGTCGTCGCCGGGCACCTCACCAACGTCTGCGTGACCCTGTTTCTGCACCGGGCGCAGACGCACCGCGGCGTGAAGTTCCACTGGCTGGCCGAAGTGCCGATGCGCGTGTGGCTGTGGCTGACCACGGCGATCAAGACCAAGGAATGGGTCGCCTGCCACCGCAAGCACCACGCGTTCGCCGACCGCGAGGGTGACCCCCACAGCCCGCTCCTCGAGGGGCTGCGCAACATCATGCTGAAGGGGGCGCTCTATTACCGGCAGGCGGTGCGTCAGCCGGGCGTGCTCGAGAAGTACGGCAAGGGCACCCCGAACGACTGGCTCGAGCGGCACCTGCTCGACAAGCGCTCCGCGTTCGGCATCCTCGTGATGCTCGGCATCGACATCTGGCTGTTCGGCTTCTTCGTCGGGCCCCTCGTCTGGGGGATCCAGATGATCTGGATCCCGTTCTGGGCCGCAGGGGTCATCAACGGCGTCGGCCACGCCCTCGGCTACCGCAACTACGAGGTCAAGGACGAGAGCCGGAACATCAGCCCGATCGCGATCTGGCTCGGCGGCGAGGAGCTCCACAACAACCACCACGCCGACCCGCACTCGGCCAAGTTCGCCCACCGCGGCTTCGAGCTCGACATCGGCTGGATCTACATCCGGGCGCTCTCGCTGCTCGGCCTGGCGAAGATCAAGTACGCCCACGGCGTCTCCGGCTACGACCGGGACCGTGGCGAGGACCCGACCGCGAAGGCTGCCGCCTGA
- a CDS encoding thioredoxin-like domain-containing protein, which translates to MSSQPPALPEIPRVRAPEFPEALDWIHTGGRAVRLADLRGRVVLLDFWTYGCINCIHLAPQLHELARRIPDALAVLGVHSGKHPAERVTARIRDAALRLGVTHPVLNDRQFRVWRAFAVNAWPTVVLIDPQGYVVASRGGERTADELTPVVERLIAAHDAAGTLDRGPLPDWARGIPDAPSHAPGALCFPTKIATDGRRLAIADSAHRRVLVGTLHARDRLQVERVVGRGTPTSATRGHVAQGATRDALAAAADGPASEASFERPQGLTFGGDGRLYVADTGNHAVRAVDLATGAMRTLAGTGARVRTRDDRAAGALASPWDVAIVARTLVVAMAGTHQLWAIDLDDERARPLAGGRGEALVDAPLADALLAQPMGLAAGDASVSFADAESSAVRVADLSAGAVRTLVGTGLFDFGDRDGEGDAVRLQHAQGLARHPDGRLLVADSYNDALKWLDPATRRVTTWVRGLHEPAGLTIVDGAAYVADTNAHRIAVVDLATGDVTDLSIEGL; encoded by the coding sequence GTGAGCTCCCAGCCCCCCGCGCTCCCCGAGATCCCGCGCGTGCGCGCCCCCGAGTTCCCGGAGGCGCTCGACTGGATCCACACCGGCGGCCGCGCGGTCCGCCTCGCCGACCTGCGCGGTCGCGTCGTGCTGCTCGACTTCTGGACCTACGGCTGCATCAACTGCATCCACCTCGCGCCGCAGCTCCACGAGCTCGCGCGCCGCATCCCCGACGCGCTCGCGGTCCTCGGCGTCCACAGCGGCAAGCACCCGGCGGAGCGCGTCACCGCGCGCATCCGCGACGCCGCGCTCCGACTCGGCGTCACGCACCCGGTGTTGAACGACCGGCAGTTCCGCGTCTGGCGCGCGTTCGCCGTGAATGCGTGGCCGACCGTCGTGCTCATCGACCCGCAGGGCTACGTCGTCGCGTCGCGCGGCGGCGAGCGCACCGCCGACGAGCTCACGCCGGTGGTCGAGCGACTGATCGCCGCGCACGACGCGGCGGGCACGCTCGACCGCGGCCCGCTCCCCGACTGGGCGCGTGGCATCCCCGACGCGCCGTCGCACGCGCCCGGCGCGCTCTGCTTCCCGACGAAGATCGCGACCGACGGTCGACGACTCGCCATCGCCGACTCGGCGCACCGCCGCGTGCTCGTCGGCACGCTCCACGCGCGCGACCGCCTGCAGGTGGAGCGCGTCGTCGGCCGCGGCACGCCGACGTCGGCCACGCGCGGCCACGTCGCGCAGGGCGCCACGCGCGACGCGCTCGCCGCCGCGGCCGACGGCCCGGCGAGCGAGGCGTCGTTCGAGCGCCCGCAGGGCCTAACGTTCGGCGGCGACGGGCGCCTCTACGTCGCCGACACCGGCAACCACGCCGTGCGCGCCGTCGATCTCGCCACCGGTGCGATGCGTACGCTCGCCGGCACCGGCGCGCGCGTGCGCACGCGCGACGACCGCGCCGCCGGCGCCCTCGCGTCGCCGTGGGACGTCGCGATCGTCGCGCGCACGCTCGTCGTCGCGATGGCCGGCACGCACCAGCTCTGGGCGATCGATCTCGACGACGAGCGCGCGCGCCCGCTCGCCGGCGGCCGCGGCGAGGCGCTCGTCGATGCGCCGCTCGCCGACGCGCTCCTCGCGCAGCCGATGGGGCTCGCCGCGGGCGACGCATCGGTGTCCTTCGCCGACGCCGAGTCGAGCGCCGTGCGCGTCGCCGACCTCTCGGCCGGCGCGGTCCGCACGCTCGTCGGCACGGGACTGTTCGACTTCGGCGACCGCGACGGCGAGGGCGACGCGGTGCGCCTCCAGCACGCGCAGGGGCTCGCGCGGCATCCCGACGGCCGTCTGCTCGTCGCCGACTCGTACAACGACGCGCTGAAGTGGCTCGACCCCGCCACGCGTCGCGTCACCACCTGGGTGCGCGGCCTCCACGAGCCCGCGGGCCTAACGATCGTCGACGGCGCCGCCTACGTCGCCGACACGAACGCGCATCGGATCGCGGTGGTCGACCTGGCGACCGGCGACGTCACGGACCTCTCGATCGAAGGGCTCTGA
- a CDS encoding aldo/keto reductase — translation MSPGTRSTRPAATATAPSQEARRATREGTARYVARFASRFTEDYFRAMGARGSALAVGSIGLGTYLGECSDDDDARYETAVYAGLAAGCNVVDTAINYRCQRSERAVGRAVARALADGVARRDEVVVCTKGGYIALDGAPPATREAYEAYLADEFFGPGVMRPEDVVHGGHSFAPGFLAHQIARSRANLGVDTIDLYYLHEPERQLDSSAGTAFATTLRRAIEALEASVARGEIARWGIATWRGLRVPPGAKARDHLALADVVAAARDVAGDAHHFAAVQLPISLAMPEAVRAPTQPLATRGASPQRTVPLLQAAQELGVAVVASAPLMQAQLASNLPPALRDAFPGCETDAQRAITFVRSLPGVAVALVGTRSVEHLTENLRSAR, via the coding sequence ATGTCACCCGGTACGCGCTCCACCCGGCCCGCCGCCACCGCGACCGCGCCCTCGCAGGAGGCCCGCCGCGCCACGCGCGAGGGGACGGCGCGCTACGTCGCGCGGTTCGCGTCGCGCTTCACGGAGGACTACTTCCGCGCCATGGGCGCCCGCGGCAGCGCGCTCGCCGTCGGGTCGATCGGGCTCGGCACGTACCTCGGCGAATGCAGCGACGACGACGACGCGCGCTACGAGACGGCGGTGTACGCGGGCCTCGCGGCGGGATGCAACGTCGTCGACACGGCGATCAACTACCGCTGCCAGCGCTCGGAGCGCGCGGTGGGACGCGCCGTGGCGCGCGCGCTCGCCGACGGTGTCGCGCGGCGCGACGAGGTGGTCGTGTGCACGAAGGGCGGCTACATCGCGCTCGACGGCGCGCCGCCGGCGACGCGCGAGGCGTACGAGGCGTACCTCGCCGACGAGTTCTTCGGGCCGGGCGTGATGCGGCCGGAGGACGTCGTGCACGGTGGACACTCGTTCGCGCCGGGATTCCTCGCGCACCAGATCGCGCGCAGCCGCGCGAACCTCGGCGTCGACACGATCGATCTCTACTACCTGCACGAGCCGGAGCGGCAGCTCGACTCGTCGGCGGGCACCGCGTTCGCGACGACGCTGCGCCGCGCGATCGAGGCGCTCGAGGCGAGCGTGGCACGCGGCGAGATCGCGCGGTGGGGGATCGCGACGTGGCGCGGCCTCCGCGTGCCGCCGGGCGCGAAGGCGCGCGACCACCTCGCGCTCGCCGACGTCGTCGCCGCGGCGCGCGACGTGGCGGGCGACGCGCACCACTTCGCCGCGGTGCAGCTCCCGATCAGCCTCGCGATGCCCGAAGCGGTGCGCGCGCCGACACAGCCGCTGGCGACGCGCGGCGCGAGCCCGCAACGCACGGTGCCGCTGCTGCAGGCGGCGCAGGAGCTTGGCGTCGCGGTGGTGGCGAGCGCGCCGCTCATGCAGGCGCAGCTCGCGTCGAACCTGCCGCCGGCGCTGCGCGACGCGTTCCCCGGCTGCGAGACGGACGCGCAGCGCGCGATCACGTTCGTGCGGTCGCTCCCCGGCGTCGCGGTGGCGCTCGTCGGCACGCGGTCGGTGGAGCATCTCACCGAGAATCTGCGCTCGGCGCGGTGA